A window from Malania oleifera isolate guangnan ecotype guangnan chromosome 7, ASM2987363v1, whole genome shotgun sequence encodes these proteins:
- the LOC131160896 gene encoding uncharacterized mitochondrial protein AtMg00810-like gives MSNTNPLNSLDSSHLSDDPSANPSNDSSNPFFLHPSDNLGSLLVFENFAGDNYVAWSQSITIALIVKNKKTTTSFIALLVYVDDVILAGDNLIEIQQLKSFLHDEFTIKDLGQLKYFLGLEVARSRSGISLCQRKYALDILQDTGFLGSKPASFPMESNIKLNTADPNVLSQFLAKPAISHHQAANRVLWYLKATPGQGLFFPSSSNLQLKAFSDSDWAGCPDTRRSVTGFAVFLRDSLICWKSKKQPTVSRSSAEAEYRALVATTCEVQWLLFALQDLNVAHPPLSLLYMDSKSALSIATNPAPETHVLLAKPTQFRFSKDDTMVIRLINVFNYMVILLVGLNLKGKEILLLHMLISKLKKFPINKVLRIKGSV, from the exons ATGTCTAATACTAATCCTCTTAATTCTTTAGACTCTTCACATCTATCAGATGATCCTTCTGCCAATCCTTCTAATGATTCTTCAAACCCATTTTTCCTTCATCCTAGTGATAATCTAGGATCTTTGttggtttttgaaaattttgcagGAGATAACTATGTTGCCTGGAGTCAGTCAATCACTATTGCTCTCATTGTCAAGAACAAG AAAACCACTACTTCCTTTATAGCTCTACTTGTCTATGTAGATGATGTTATTCTAGCAGGTGATAATCTTATAGAAATTCAACAGCTCAAATCATTTCTACATGATGAATTTACAATCAAAGATTTGGGACAACTCAAATATTTTCTGGGACTGGAGGTAGCAAGATCACGATCTGGCATTTCTCTTTGTCAAAGGAAATATGCTTTAGACATACTTCAAGATACTGGTTTTTTAGGATCCAAACCAGCTTCTTTTCCAATGGAATCAAATATCAAACTCAATACAGCTGATCCCAAT GTTCTTAGTCAATTTCTTGCTAAACCTGCAATATCTCATCATCAAGCTGCCAATCGTGTTCTTTGGTATTTAAAAGCAACACCAGGCCAAGGATTATTTTTTCCTTCATCTTCTAATTTACAATTGAAGGCTTTTTCTGACAGTGATTGGGCAGGTTGTCCGGATACCAGAAGAAGTGTCACTGGTTTTGCTGTTTTTCTCAGAGATTCATTAATTTGCTGGAAATCCAAGAAGCAGCCCACAGTTAGCAGATCATCTGCTGAAGCAGAATATAGAGCTCTTGTAGCCACAACATGTGAAGTACAATGGTTACTCTTTGCTCTTCAAGACCTTAACGTTGCTCATCCTCCACTATCATTGTTATATATGGATAGTAAATCAGCTTTGTCAATTGCCACTAACCCAGCTCCTGAAACACATGTGTTGCTGGCCAAGCCTACTCAGTTCAGATTTTCCAAAGATGATACAATGGTCATACGATTGATAAATGTTTTCAATTACATGGTTATCCTCCTGGTTGGACTAAAcctaaagggaaaagaaattctTCTTCTACACATGCTGATATCAAAACTGAAGAAATTTCCAATCAACAAAGTACTGAGGATCAAAGGATCAGTTTAA